The following nucleotide sequence is from Sander vitreus isolate 19-12246 chromosome 11, sanVit1, whole genome shotgun sequence.
AAACCATACAGTAATGGATGTTGACAGAAGGCTTTCCACAGTGGCTCTGTAAAACCCAGACCGAACAGAGCTGGAGAAGTTCAGTTTACTGTGAGCCCTCTTAATCATGGAGGAACTGTTTTCCTCCCATTTCAGGTTGTTTGTAATGACAGTGCCTAGGAATTTGAATGACTCCACCTCCTTAACAACAGAGCTCTTGATGGTTAGGAGTGGAAGAGAGGAGGGGGCTCTGTGAAAGTCTAGCACCATTTCCACTGTCTTTTGTTGGTTAAGCTCCAGATTGTTCTTGTCACACCACGCAGCCAGATGAGATACTTCCTGCCTGTAAGTAGACAGTGAGTAGAGAAATGGTGACAGCACGCACCCCTGAGGTGCTCCAATGTTGGTGGATCGGGGAGCAGACGTGCTGGCCAAGCTGCACATGCTGTTGTCTGTTACTGAGAAAATCCATGATCCAGCGGCAGATAGAGGGTTCCACCCCTATCAATGACATCTTCCCCCGCAGCCGCTCAGGTAGGATGGTGTTAAAGGTGGCACTGAAATCTACAAACAGCATCCTTACATAGGAGCCAGGAGAGTCGAGGTGGTCCAGAGCATAGTGCAGGCCTAAGTTAATTGCATCATCTACTGAGTGGTTTGCTCTGTAAGCAAACTGCAGTGGATCAAGATGGGGAGCTGTGATGGGTTTAAGATGGAACAGAACCAACAGCTCAAGACTTTTCATGACCACTGATGTAAGGGCCACCGGCCTGTAGTCATTCAGGCCCACGGCACTGTTCTTCGGTACTGGAATAATGGTTGATAGCTTAAAACAAACCGGAACCTTGCATAAGACAATCGACTGATTAAAAAATATCTGTGAAAACTGGAGCAAGCTGACTGGCGCAGTGCTTCAGGGTGGCAGGTGGGAGTCCATCGGGGTCACCCGCTTTCCTTACATTCTGCCAGCTAAATAGACGGTGCACATTCTTCTCCTTAATATCAAAGGGGGCTTGATTGTGAGGGGCAttgttctcctcctcctttcatgATTATGAGGCTGTGTGGTGATAACACCCAGATCCCACCCAGAAGGGCAAGGGGAAGGGAAGGGCAGGGAGATCTCTCAAATCTAgtataaaatacattaaaatcatTGGGCAGCAGATGCAGTGActtgttgcattttgtttttatatcctGTCAAGTTCTTCAATGACCTCTAGGCAAGAGGAGTCATTAGTGCCAAATTGTTCCTCCATCCTCACCATAGGCAGCTTTTGCTTTCCTAATGGCTTTATTTAGCTTTTATCTGGCAAGCCTGTATTCATCTTCATTCCCCTCCCTGTAAGCCTGCTCTTTGGTCTTCCTAAGCAGCAGGGATTTCGTGAACCAGGGTTTCTTGTTATTATATTTCACCACAGTTTTGGTGGGAATACAGGTTTGCTCCAAAAGGAAATATATGAACACACAGTGTCTGTATATAAGTCCATGGATTCTCAAGGGGCACGCTTGGATTCCCAATCAGTGGTGTTTAGACAGTCCTGTAACATCCCAATTGCCTCTGTCGTCCATCTTTTAGATGTATGCTGAAGTGGTTTGGctagttttagtttttgtttgtaaGTGGGGACCATCTGAATTAAACAGTGATCAGAGTTCCTGAGGGGGGCACGGGGAAATGAACGATATGCTGCTTTGTGGACAGAATAAAAATGATCCAGTATATTTTCTCCACAAGTCGGACAGCTGACTAGTTGTTTCTATTTGGGTAGATCATGTTTCAAATGGCAGGCATGAAGTCGCCCATAACAAGAAGCACAGAGATAGGGTGCTTATTCTCGATGTTTATGATCAGCTCCGTTAGGGCTTACTGCGCGTCGTGTGTTATCTTTGGGTGggatatacacacatgcaaatatgATAGAGGCGAACTCTCTAGAGGCATAGAAGGGCTTGCAGTCCATGGCAATGAACTCCAGCAaggggcagcagtgtttgtgtaatACTGAAACATCAGTGCACCAGTTTGAATTAATGTAACAACACAGACCTTGCATGTTATTACATCTGTTACCTTATCACCTTATTACCCCAGTATTACGTCTTATTACTGTGATGTATTACTACATTattactttggtaattacatgttattacctATATATTACCTCTTTATTATCTCACTGTTACCCCACTATTACCATCATATTACCGAGCCATAATATGCAGTGCTACCAGAACTTCCAGTCACATACTCCATGATTTTGGATACCAGCATACAGCCTGTGGTCCGCCCGCCTCACTGTATCCCCTGTTGCAATGCAAGAAAGAGTTAAAGCTGAACTTAAACACATGCAAAGCATAGGTGTCATAACACCAGTCACAGAATCAACGACTGGGTGTTGTCCATGGTAGCATCACATAAAAGGGATAAGCAAGTATCAACCCCAAAGACCTCAACACCACACTGAAAAGACCCCATCACCCAATGTGCAGCGTCGAAGAGGTGGCAACGCAAATGTCCGGggcaacagtgttttctgtcctGGATGCCAAGAACTCTTTCTGGCAGATACGTCTCGACAAGAAATCGTCACTGTTGACCACATTCAGCACTCCATTTGGATGCTACAGATTTCTAAGGCTGCCCTTCAGGATAAATTCCACAAGTGAAGTATTCCAGCGCTCCATGGAACAACTGTTTGCGGGTTACCCCTGCTCAGTCATCATTGATGACATCATCATAGGAGGCCGACCACGACGCCAACTTGAGAAAGGTGCTCGAAATGGCATGGGAAGTCAATCTCAGGTTAAACCCGAACAAGTGTAAATTCCACCTGGACCAGGTAGCATATGTAGGCCACATCTTCACGCGAAGGCCTAAAAGCAGACCCGTCTAAAACTGCAGCaatcaatgacatgccagtccCCACGGATGTGACCTCACTACAACGCTTCCTGGGCATGGCATTACCTTAGCAAGTACACCCCAAATCTCAAAATCTCAGCGACATCGCAGCGCCCCTTAGGAAACTCACCCACAAAGAGACAGCATGGTGCTGGTTTCAACAGCATCAAAAGGCTTTCGAGTGCCTCAAATCATGCCTGTCCAGCCCACCAGTACTAGCATACTACAATGTCAAAGACCCAGTTACACTGACTTGTGACATGTCATGTTATGGACTAGGAGCAGCATGCCTAAAGAACGGCAGACCGCATCGCGTGCTCTCACAGACACTGAGACGCGATATGCTCAAATAGAAAAGGAGCTTCTGGCTGTTGTGTTTGCCTGCACAAAATTCAAAGACAATAGACTTTTTCGAGATGAACTgtgcctcgcctgtaaagtggacgagagcaggtggcagcagccaggggcggtgacaaaaagccGCGGTAAAGTTGGacagtttccagcagccttcatgcTGAACAGGAATTCaaagaaacactcacatcctgttaggtccgattccGTTTTAATAGAATGTTATCAGACACATATATCAGcatgtacacagtctccagttgtttttattaagacagagtagctgtcaaaattctctgcatgcgatctgttgctgatgttaataaacaacagactgtaTATGATCCGTGATCTGAAGTCATCAttttgagtcgattctgaaccaatcagctgttaaaACAGCTGAGAGGCatgcgtttcccagcatgctctgGGTCCGTCTGGGTCTTGAAgttggtgaaaagcaactgcgctgcctgcgtcaaacctgcggccgccttgatctcatGAGATTATCGTTGCCCAcatgtgcatgacgtcagagcaagttggacacaaatctaaacGGCATGCAACaggcggcgatcgccggtgatcgattctgcgcagacctggctcatctcaaATGAGCCTTATTCTACGGAAAGCCCCTTTAGTGACCATCATGAAAAAGCCCATCCATGCCGCTCCTACCCATCTCCAGAGTGTTGCTTCGCCTGCAAAGCTACGACATCAGCCTGGTCTACAAAAAGGGCAAGTACATGTACCTGGCAGACACTCTCTCAAGAGCTCCCAGCTCACACTCACCACAGAGCCCTGTGGAGCATGGTGACTACGACGTTATGAGCGTGAGCTACATCTCCTCAGCACACTTGGGGATCTCCGTAGACACGCGGCAGAGGATGAGGTGTTACAAACTCTTGCCACAGTCATACGACGCGGATGGCCCACCAGAGAAAGCCATGTCATCAGCCATCTTTTTCCATACAGAGATGAGCTGACAGTGGAGGATGGTATCGTTATGAAAGGCCTTAAAGCCGTCATCCCCCGATACCTGCACAAGGAGTACATCAACATTGTATACAAAGGCCACCCAGATATTGAGGCAACCAATCATAGAACTAGAGGTGTAATCTTTTGGCCTACAATGTCAAAGAACATGACAGAAGAGTTGCTCTCATGTGCAGTATGCAATAAAACAAAGTTGCATCAACGTAAAGAGCCCCTCCAACTCCACCCTGTTCCAGATCTGCCATGGTCCACAGTGTCCGCAGACATTCTTGATTGGCATGGCAAACATTATCAAGTTCTCGTGGATTCGTATTCTGGGTGGTTCGAAGTCAACCTCCTCGGAGACTTGACCTCATCAGCCGTAAtaaccaaattaaaaaaaacacttttcggtACATGGTACACCTCACGTGCTCATCACTGATAATGCTAGACAATACACCAGTCAGCATTTTAAGGATTTTGCTAAGCAATTGGGATTTTACTCATACCACAAGCAGACCAGAGTTTTCACGGTTAAACGGACTCGCGGAAAGAGCAGTCCGCAGTGCCATGCAACTCATGGAGAAAATTGCACAGGGATGGATCTGATGTGTTTCTCAGACTGAGTCCTTGTtaaaggaggaaagaaaaagaggtggcggagtctgtgtgtgcattaatGACACTTGGTGTCGGGACGCCGTTGTGGTACGTAAACACTGTTCACCGCTGGCGGAGTTTATTATTGTAAAGTGGCGTCCTTTCTATCAGAGAGAAATAACAGCGATTCTGCTTGTTGCTGTTTATATCCCCCCCACTAGCAACAACGCTGATAAAGTGGACGCACTTTGGGAACTCTACAACGCCATCAGTGAGCTACAAATAGCCCACACAGACAAGATTTTTCATCATCGCTGGGGATTTAACCACGCAGATCTCAAGACTCCCCCATTTCCATCAACATCTGAACTTTCCTACAAGAAAAAGTAACACCCTGGACTTGGTTTACACCTCACACAATGGTGCATACAAGCCTTTCCCCCTCCCCCACATCGGCCCCTCTGACCACATTAGTGTCATGCTAATACCTGCATACAGATCAAAGGTGAAAGTCACCAAACCAGTTCTGAAGCAGGTAAATGTGTGGCCAGAGGGGGCCATCTGCTGCACTTCAGGACTGCTTTTACACCAAGGACTGGAATATGTTTAAGCAGGCAGATACCTATAACAACCATACAGACATTGAGGAGTATTTAGACACTGTCACTTCATACTTTAGCAAATGCATTGCTGACCACCATCCGAACCATCACAACCTGGGCTAACCAGAAGCCATGGCTGACAGGAGAGGTCCACAGGCTATTGAGGGCCAGAATAGCTGCCTTCAGAGCTGGGGACGCAGCTGGTCTGAGAACAGCAAGGGCCAACCTGTCTCATGGCATCAGGTTAGCCAAATTCAGCTACACCAAAAAATAACCGGACATTTTAAagacagcagagacacacacgcccCGACAGAAAACCACCTCCCTCCCCACGACCAAGCTCTGTGCCTGACTGCAGCCAGCATGAAAAGAACCCTCTCCAAGATCAACACCCACAAGGCTGCAGGTCCAGACATCATCTCTGGTCGTGTGCTAAAGACTGTGCAGAGGAGCTCAAAGATGTCTTCACGGACATCTTCAACGCTTCTCTGAGTCAGGCTGTTGTTCCATCATGCTTCAAAGCCACAACCATAATACCTGTTCCAAAGAAGACCTCTCCATCCACCCGTTGCACGTCCCATCATCATGAAGTGCTTTGAAAGACTAGTCATGGCTTACATAAAATCCACTCCCCCTCCCCACCCTGGACCCCTACCAGTTTGCATACCGAGGTAACAGATCCACTGAGGATGCAATCTGTTCTGCTCTTCACCCAGCACTCACCCACCTGGATACCAAAAACTCATACCTTAGAATGCTGTTCATGGACTTTAGTTCGGCattcaacaccatcatccctCAGCAGCTGATCTGCAAACTGGACCAGCTGGGGCTCAGCACTTCACTTTGTAACTGGGTGCTGGACTTTCTTAGTGAGAGGCCTCAGGCAGTACGGGTCGGAAGCAACACATCCAGAACCACCATTCTGAGCACGGGGGCCCACCAAGGTTGTGTGCTCAGCCCACTGCTCTTCACGCTGCTGACCCACGGCTGCACTCCGTCCATCAGCAACAACCAGATTGTGAAGTTTGGGGACGACACAACCGTGGTGGGTCTCATCTCCAACAATGATAAGACCTACTACAGGAAGGAGGTCAGCCAACTGGCCACATGGTGCAGCAGAAATAACTTCTTCCTGAACGGTGACAAGACCAAGGAAGTGGTTATTGATTTCCGGAGAGGTCCCACCCCGAAAACTGCACTGACAATCAACAGTGATGCTGTGGAGAGAGTGAGCAGCACCAAATTCCTAGGGGTGCACATCAGTGAGGACCTCTCCTGGACAACAAACACTGCATCACTAGCCAAGAAGTCCCAGCGGCACCTCTACTTCCTCTGCAAACTGAAGAGAGCGAGAGCAGCCCCATCATTTGTACCTTTTACAGGGGCACCGTTGAGGTCATCCTGTCCAGCTGCATCACTGTGTGGTATGGGAGCCGCACCGCCTCCCTGCAGCTCATAGTGAAGGCTGCTGGGCGGATCATTGGTGTCCCACTCCCCTCACTCCTGGACATTTACCAAACCCGCCGCTCCTGCAAAGCAACCAGCATTATGGGTGACCTAAGCCACCCCTCAAACAGCCTCTTCAGCCTCCTGCCATCTGGGAGAAGGTACAGGAGCATCCAACCTGTTCCACCAGACTGCCGAACAGCTTCATTCCCCACACTGTCAGGAagctcccctctctccctccccaccCCTCTGCCCCCAAGAACTCTGGACTCtgaaccccccctccccaccatcAGGATTAGCACTGGCCACTTTATAAAAAAGACATTCAGGAACTCTTTGTtttatattgcacatttcaaTATCATTATcttcaatatctttttttatattatacttgttgtacGTGTCCTTATTGCATCGTGGGTCGGAGTGAAACTTATTTTCAGttcctctgtatgtctggcacatattgcagaattgacaataaagctgACTTGACTTGTCTATGCAAGTACAAAAGCAAGTATATCTCTGGCCTTGGAAGTCTGTGCTTGGGTATACTGATGCAACATAGCACAAAAATGCTTAGTCAGTGTGTGAGACACCATGCCTCCCTTTGGACCCTGTGTGAACAGGTTGCTGCTCTCAGTGTGACAGCAAAACAGGATAAAAGTGCAGCTGCTGTaggtctggggggggggggggtgctgtGTATTATTGTTAATGTTTACTTACACTGATGCAAAGACTGTTTTCTTAAGATCTTCTTGAATGTAGTAGCTGGAAAGACCACATGAATTACATaaacactatatacagtatattctgtTGTCTGATATATGTTCTGATATCTCAGCTATCAGAGGACACAAAACTTCCATTAAAAGTGAAAGCTTTTTAGACAGGCTGATTGAAATTGCAAAGTTTTCACTTGTGGAAAAGGACAGTTTGAATCTATGTGATCTTTGTGCCTTGATAACCTGGACACATCTCTTCTTCATTGAGCTGACATATCGTTGATTGACAACTGTGAAGTTGTGTGTTGAATTAGTTCATGTGACTCAGACCTTTTTCCACCCATGTCTATTTTTTGAACGTCTTTTTTAACTATCTCAAATGTATTGGTTATGCAGAATATTATCAGACATTGTTAGAAATGTGCAGTTTATGCAATAAACTCAGGCAGgtttattgtatgttttgtgtcttcTTAAAGTGTtgaaatagaacattttgctgaaatattttaatCCCATTTACTGTATCTCAATCTGTTTTCACTTCTCTTCTTCCAGCTCTGCTGTTGTGCAGACATGAAGAGCAACAACAGCCTGAATCCTTTGTATTTTCAGTTCACTCTGTTTGCAGACTTTGGGCCCCTCAGATATCTGTTCTTCAGTCTGTGTCTTTTGCTCTACATGACTATTGTCTCTGCTAACATTGTCATTATTCTGACAGTCTGTCTTGAGAAGTCTCTGCATCAGCCCATGTATATTTTTAtctgctgtctgtcttttaactcTCTGTACGGCTCAGCCGGCTTCTTCCCCAGGTTTCTGATGGACATTCTGTCTGACACTCATTTGATCTCACGTCCATTATGTTTCATTCAGATGTATGTTATTTACACCTATGCATCATGTGAGATGACTATCCTTAGCATCATGGCCTATGATAGATTTGTTGCTATTTGCCAGCCTTTACACTATCACAgtaaaatgacatttaagatGGTAACACATCTTGTGATTTTTGCCATGTTCGTCCCTGCATTTGCTATGGGTTTCATGCTGTATCTTACTGTCCGATTAACATTGTGTGGATATAAACTGAATAGGCTTTTCTGTTCTAACTGGCCTGTGGTTCAGCTCTCCTGTGTGGACACAAGTCTGAACAACATAGTAGGTCAGTTTCCACGATGACAACCATCTTCATCCCCTCTGTTCTTTGTCCTGTACACCTATCTACGTATTCTGCTTGTTTGCAGGAGAAGCTCGTCTGAATTCAGAGGAAAGGCGTTACAGACCTGCTTGCCTCACATCGTGACATTCATGACCTATTCTTTCTCCGTCTTCTGTGAGCTGTCATTGACTCGATTTGAAACTGATAAAATGAATCCTATCATCCCAGTTGTTTTATCTTTAGAGTATTTGATCATCCCCCCCATTAATAACCCTCTAGTTTACGGCCTGAGTCTGCCTCAAATCAAAGGAGtgatttttagattttttgaaGAAGATTCATGCTGCGAAAATGTAAACCTCAACATGCACATTTAGTAAACCATATATCTCTAAGCCACAAAATATGCTTCTAGAAtatgttaaatgtatttgtccATAGATCTTGTTTGTTATTACATTAATGTTAAGGTGGTCTATGAAAAGAAAGTGTGTTCAACCTGAACCAAAAGAATGATATTAACATTGCAGCTGCATGGTTCAACTAACAGCTGCACAGGCTAAAATAAATCTTTTAAACTCACATTGTGGGTTTGAATTAGTCTCAAATGGTAATAGATTTTTCTTCGTCCATTTCTCACACAATAAATGTAAAAGCACATGTTAGAAATATATATCATGTGCTGCTTTTGCAGGAAGATTGAGGCCTTTGATATCATGTTCCCAAATGTTTCACGTCAAGGAcacctaaactgacacaaattaggcCAGGGACCCCCAGTAGACAAGATTTGTCCCAGGGCCACCCACCTGACAGGAAGTTTCCTTTTGGATGTTTTACTACAGAAAGTGTATAAAACCCATGataaaaatagtcatacattctgttattgtgttacttatggatggaagTATAGTGGAAATAATTACCACTGATGTAGAACTAATTATAATAGATAGGTGGTCAGGTGTGTTTGATGGGAAGTTAGTCTGACAGTGTTTTAGCTCTGTATGTTCCACTGTGTTTATTCTGTTTAAATATTACTTTGTGGTTTGTGGTTAACCAGTTGCCCTTTGTAATTATATTTACACTATATTTGACACTATTATAATGAAGTAGGATTTGGAATAAACAAGACAGTCTACGGCCATGTGTGTGGAATCCCATTTGTGTCAATATAATCaaagaaaacatcttaaatatcaacaaaaatacatataataatTTCATCTCAAAAGTAAAGGTAAAGTGTTgcggctgtaagcagtccaacaaagtgctgaCGTGAGGGACTAAACACAGATatgcataaacacactgtgacacgctcaagattgtattgcaatgatttattcctccacacgtaaaatacaactagTAGTGCAGTTACTGTACATCATTTGGTTAAATGATTATGCAGTTTGTGTGTTATGAGCCACCGTACTATGTTGTCCTATCCAATCAGAATGCCCGGTGGCCCAGTTTCTATCCCTGGTCTGTATCGCCTTTCGGTTGTCGAACGTTTGGATTAAATGCATTCATTTACATTCAGTGTGATCATTGACTAATACCAACCCATACTAACATTCTACATGGTGTCAGAAGCGAGTACGGACTTCTCGCCAGCGAGTGTTTCTTCTGTCGTCGTTGAACAACCTGTTGCATTGACCCATGCTAGCATGGCTATCGCCAGTTGACAACGTTGATTTCCTTTACCCAACGTGATGGCAGATGGATTTTGCAGACCTGACCCTCTTGTTTTTGATGAGAATATAGCAGAGAATTGGCGTATTCTCGAGTGGAAGTACGATATTTTTATTGCTGCCGCACATTCGGACAAGTCAGCAAAGACGCAAGCTTATATCCTTCTCAACATTGCTGGCCCAGACGCCATCGAACAAGAGTGTTCTTTTGCCTAAGCTGCTGAAGTGCATGCGCCAGGGGATGGTGGAAGGATCATTACCCCTGCTGAATCTTGAGAGAATCCCGAATGTTTGAAGAAAAAGTTTCGTGAAATCTGCAATCCTCAAAACAACAGGACTATGGAAAGACACAAATTTCATACCAGAGGTCAGAAACAAGGTAAAAGCATCCAATCATTCATAAGTGATTTAAGGATTATGGCTAAATGCTTCCACGTCAGAGACCTAACAGAGAACCTAATCTGTGACCGCATCGTGTGGGGCGTTACCAGTGACACTTTGAGAAAAGCTCTGTCAAGAGATAGTGAGCTAAAACTTCCCAAAGCCATTTCAATCTGTCAAAAACACGAGATGACCGAGGAAAGTGGCAAGACGTTAGCATAAAAAAGTAATGctgccagtgtgaatgcaattAAGTTCCAAATAGGATGCAGTGACCAAAGCCCCAGCCTATCACAAGGTGCAATAATTGTGGAGGCAGCCCCGCAGCTAAGCAGGAAAAGTGTCCAGCATTCGGACAACAGTGTCACAGTTGCAAAAAGTTTAACCACTTTAAAAGTTGCTGCAAGTCTAAGCCGTGCAGCCAAAATAGGCAACATCATAGACAGAACACTGGCAGACAGACTGTCAATGAGATAAATAGAGGAACAAACGTGAAGATGGAACGTTTTATGTGGATGGCATTGAAGTTGACAGTCATGTTGATTGTGTCAATATAAAAGCCATTGAAAAGGATTTGTCACAATGCATATAAAACGGCAAGCCCAACTGAGATGAAAGTGGACACAGGAGCAAAATGCAATGTGATGTTTCTCGAAACTTTCAGAAGACTTAATAGCAGCGAACAAGTCATAAAGCAGAAGAAAGCAGCTAGCCTTGTTGCTTATGGAGGcaccagaatcagaatcagaatcaattTATTCGCCAAATGCatcaacagacacacaggaattTGACATGGCAATCAGTAACACATAAGCTCGACAAACAAACAGTATATGTGTATAGCTGCATAAAGCATgcttaaaacaattaaatagtaaaataaaataaaaagctattGAGGTGGCGTGAGGTCCTTGTCCTCATCGCACTATACTTTCTTCCTGAGGGAAGCAGCCTAAGAATGTCACTAGCTGGATGGGACTAATCAGCAGCAATTTTAGCTGCCCTCTTCCTGACTCTGGCCTCATACTGATTGACAGCTGCCTCTGTCCAGTCAGCCTCTCTGCTGTGCGCACAATATGCAGTCTGTTCTTCGCCTGGGCAGATGCTGAGGCAAACCATACAGTAATGGATGTTGACAGAAGGCTTTCCACAGTGGCTCTGTAAAACCCAGACTGAACAGAGCTGGAGAAGTTCAGTTTACTGTGAGCCCTCTTAATAATGGAGGAACTGTTTTCCTCCCATTTCAGGTTGTTTGTAATGACAGTGCCTAGGAATTTGAATGACTCCACCTCCTTAACAACAGAGCTCTTGATGGTTAGGGGTGGAAGAGAGGAGGGGGCTCTGTGAAAGTCTAGCACCATATCCACTGTCTTTTGTTGGTTAAGCTCCAGATTGTTCTTGTCACACCACGCAGCCAGATGAGATACTTCCTGCCTGCAAGCAGACAGTGAGTAGAGAAATGGTGACAGCACGCACCCCTGAGGTGCTCCAATGTTGGTGGATCGGGGATCAGACATGTGCTGGCCAAGCCGCACATGCTGTTGTCTGTTACTGAGAAAATCCATGATCCAGCGGCAGATAGAGGGTTCCACCCCTATCAATGACATCTTCCCCCGCAGCCGCTCGGGTAGGATGGTGTTAAAGGTGGCACTGAAATCTACAAACAGCATCCTTACATAGGAGCCAGGAGAGTCGAGGTGGTCCAGAGCATAGTGCAGGCCTAAGTTAATTGCATCATCTACTGAGTGGTTTGCTCTGTAAGCAAACTGCAGTGGATCAAGATGGGGAGCTGTGATGGGTTTAAGATGGAACAGAACCAACAGTTCAAGACTTTTCATGACCACTGATGTAAGGGCCACCGGCCTGTAGTCATTCAGGCCCACGGCACTGTTCTTTGGTACTGGAATAATGGTTGATAGCTTAAAACAAACCGGAACCTTGCATAAGACAATCGACTGattaaaaatatctgaaaactGGAGCAAGCTGACTGGCGCAGTGCTTCAGGGTGGCAGGTGGGAGTCCATCGGGGTCCCCCGCTTTCCTTACATTCTACCCGGCTAAATAGTCGGTGCGCATTCTTCTCCTTAATATCAAAGGGGGCTTGATTGTGAGGGGCAttgttctcctcctcctttcatgATTATGAGGCTGTGTGGTGATAACACCCAGATCCCACCCAGAAGGGCAAGGGGAAGGGAAGGGCAGGGAGATCTCTCAAATCTAgtataaaatacattaaaatcatTGGGCAGCAGATGCAGTGActtgttgcattttgtttttatatcctGTCAAGTTCTTCAATGACCTCTAGGCAAGAGGAGTCATTAGTGCCAAATTGTTCCTCCATCCTCACCATAGGCAGCTTTTGCTTTCCTAATGGCTTTATTTAGCTTTCATCTGGCAAGCCTGTATTCATCTTCATTCCCCTCCCTGTAGGCCTGCT
It contains:
- the LOC144525895 gene encoding LOW QUALITY PROTEIN: olfactory receptor 56A4-like (The sequence of the model RefSeq protein was modified relative to this genomic sequence to represent the inferred CDS: substituted 1 base at 1 genomic stop codon), which translates into the protein MKSNNSLNPLYFQFTLFADFGPLRYLFFSLCLLLYMTIVSANIVIILTVCLEKSLHQPMYIFICCLSFNSLYGSAGFFPRFLMDILSDTHLISRPLCFIQMYVIYTYASCEMTILSIMAYDRFVAICQPLHYHSKMTFKMVTHLVIFAMFVPAFAMGFMLYLTVRLTLCGYKLNRLFCSNWPVVQLSCVDTSLNNIVGQFPRXQPSSSPLFFVLYTYLRILLVCRRSSSEFRGKALQTCLPHIVTFMTYSFSVFCELSLTRFETDKMNPIIPVVLSLEYLIIPPINNPLVYGLSLPQIKGVIFRFFEEDSCCENVNLNMHI